In the bacterium genome, GACTGCGGCAAATATCGCTGAACGTAGCAGATAAGAATTTGGCCGTGACATAGCCTAATTTTCAATTCTCAATTTTCAATTTTCAATAAATTTTCAATGTTTCAATGACTCAACGATGGACGACGTCGTGTTTGAAAATTGATTCATTGCAAAATTGATTGAAAATTGGAAAATTGTAAATTGAAAATTCAAAATACAAGCGAGGCCGAGAATGTTCTGTTGCGACACTCTATGCATCATCAAGTGTACCATGCCACTCAAACCACCGATGACCTGACTGTGCACAACCCACCCCACGTTTTGCCACTCGAGCCCCAGCATGCTATACTGCTCTCACGTTGAAAGAACGCATCCGCATCAATCAGAATATACGCAGGGCGGAGCTCCGTGTCATCTCACCTGAGGGAGAGAATCTCGGCACGCTCTCGTTTGAAGACGCTTTTGCTCGCGCGCGCTCTCTCGGCCTCGACCTCATTGAAATTGCGCCGACGGCCGAGCCGCCGGTTGCAAAAATAATGGACTATGGTAAGTTCTGCTACGAGGCAAAGCGGAAAGAGCGTTCGACGCGCCAACGAAGAGTACACGTGACCGAAACGAAAAGCATCCAGGTCAAGGTCGGCACCGGCGAGCACGACCTCGCGCTTAAAGCGAAGCGCGTTGCAGAGTGGCTCGGCGAGGGCGACCGCGTAAAAATTGATCTTTTTCTCCCCGGCCGCACGAAGTATCTTGACCGCGCGTTTCTTGAAGATCGCCTCCTCAGGTTCATGCGCCTCATCCCCGAGGAGTACAAAATCGCCGACCCGGTGAGAAAGGCGCCGAAGGGGCTGTCGGTCACAATTGAACACGTTCGTAAAAAGAAAGTAGAAGGTGGAGAGTAGAAAGTAGGGCTACTTTTTACGCCCTCCGTTTGCATTCCATGCCCCACCCTCTACTTTCC is a window encoding:
- the infC gene encoding translation initiation factor IF-3; protein product: MKERIRINQNIRRAELRVISPEGENLGTLSFEDAFARARSLGLDLIEIAPTAEPPVAKIMDYGKFCYEAKRKERSTRQRRVHVTETKSIQVKVGTGEHDLALKAKRVAEWLGEGDRVKIDLFLPGRTKYLDRAFLEDRLLRFMRLIPEEYKIADPVRKAPKGLSVTIEHVRKKKVEGGE